A segment of the Pseudodesulfovibrio profundus genome:
TTTTAGTGCCATTAACATGCCTTTGAACAAGTAGGCAATTATGGAGACCGAAATGAATAACTGGCCTGAATACCTTGAAATTGCTTCTTTAGCTTTCGTCACTCTCGGTACAATTTTTCTACGAATAGCCGACAAGAAAACGCCCTTACCTGATGCAACTAAAAACCTATTAGGAGGCCTAGATTCGGCAATTGAAAAAACGGTTACAAGATGGAAGGTCGCCGGCTACACATTGCTCATTGCTGCCCCTGTGGTGCAGGCAAGTCAGATACCCCCGGCAAAGCCGGGGGCTTGAGCTTGTGAGCCGCTCAAAGCGGCTTTAAGAACCGCCTAAAGGCGGAAAGAGCGGTTCTTCGACAGCAGTCCCTTGTTCTTTACATATTGCCATTGCCAGCCATTTCGAGGCCCGAAAACCATGGGTAACACTCCATAGACACTGTCGTTTGTTGAGGGGCTTACGCCAAGAATGACTCCCGCATAAGTAGAACTCTTACGGTCCCCCGGCAGAGCCGGGGGATTTCTCATTGGATTAAAATTTTCATCCAAACCTTTTGGTTCTCTTAACAGCAGATGAAGCTCATTCCTAGCCGAAAAAATCCCGCTATAACAGGTTCATCCGGCTCAAGAGTACTTTTGACAAAATGAAAGGACATGGCGTCCAACCGATGGAAGTACCACCAACCATCGGGAGGAAGAACCACCATGTCCACGAGTTTGATGTATCACGCCTTCGGTCTGACCGGCTTCGACTATGTTCGGCAGTCGTTTGTGGCCGGGAACATTATCTTTGATGTCCGGCCCAAGCCGAAACTGGTCAGATGTCCGGAATGTAAAAGCCAAGAGGTCGTTCGACGTGGGTCATTTGAGAGGTGGCTCAGGACCGTTCCCATCGGCTTCAAACCTGTTTGGCTGTGTGTGGAGGCTCCGCGAGTAGAATGTCGGAAGTGTGGCTGTGTTCGACGAATCGACCTGAAGATTGCCGAGCCGAGGCGTTGGTACACAAGGGCTTTTGAGCGATTCGCATTGGCACTCACCAAGATGATGACCATGCTTGATGCATCTGCCTTACTCGGTATCGGGTGAGAAGTGGGTTCACTTCCTTGGACCAGTCAGCGGCGAATTTAAGGTGGACAGTTTCATAGGCTACGCCGCCTTGTGGGGCCAAGCCAGAGGGGGTACCCCCTCTGGCTTGGGGCCTTCCTGATATATCTCCATCGGCTTTCTGCCGTCAAACGCCTTGTGTGGGCGGCGGTTGTTGTAGAAATCGATCCACCAGGCCAGGGCCTGCCGCAACTCGCTTCCCGTTTCCAATTCCCGCAGATACACGCATTCGTATTTCAGTGATCGCCACAGGCGTTCGATCATGACGTTGTCCATCCAGCGGCCGCGGCCGTCCATGGAGATGCGGGCTCCGGCTTCCCGGAGCGTCCGTGTGAACTCGTAGCTCGTAAACTGCGAGCCTTGGTCCGTGTTGAAGATTTCGGGCACGCCGTAGCGGTTCAGGGCCTCCTCCAGGGCGGACACGCAGAAGTCCGCTTCCATGGTGTTCGACAGCCGCCAGGAGAGCACCGCGCGGCTGTGCCAGTCCATGATCGCCACGAGGTACAGGAAGCCCCGCTTCATCGGGATGTACGTGATGTCGGCGCACCACACCTGGTTCGGCCTCGTGATCGCCTTGCCGCGCAGCAGATACGGATACGTCTTGTGCTGCGGATGAGGCTGGCTGGTTCGCGGCTTCTGATAGACCGCCATCAACCCCATCTTGCGCATGAGCCGCCGGACGCGATTGCGCCCGAGTTGATGGCCCTCATCGCGCAGGATGTTGCGCATCTGCCGGGAGCCGAAGAACGGCAACTCCAGGAACAACTCGTCGATGCGCTTCATGAGCGCCAAGTTGGACGCGGACTCGCCGATCGGCTGGTAATAGTACGTTGAGCGGTGCAGCTTGAGGATTTCGCACTGCCGTCGAACACTGAGCATCGGATGCCCCTTGTCGACGATGTCTCGCCTTCGCTCGCAGCTCATATCTTTGCGAAGGCTTGTTGCAAAAAATCCTTCTCCACCGTGAGCTGGCCGATCTTGGCGTGAAGCTCTTTTATCCGGGCCTCATCGCTTTGTTGGGTCTTTTGGGCCTTGCCCGCAAAGCCAGCTACGATCTGCTCCTTGGCCTGCTTCTTCCACTGGGAAACCTGGTTGGGATGCACGCCGTACCTGCTGGCGAGCTCGGACAGGGTGTGTTCGCCGGACAAGGCATCCAACGCGACACGGGTCTTGAATTCGGCGGTAAAGTTCCTTCTTTTCCTGGACATCAAAAGCCTCCTTTGGGCTTCTTACGTCCACCTTAGCTCGTGGTCCAGTTTCCTGAACCCACTTCTGTGGGACGGAATCAAGTCCATCTTTAAACGTCACCTCCAGCGTCGTTTCGGCAATCCGTCTCTGTCCGGCCTCAAGTATATCGCCATCGATGAAATCAGCGTCCGCAAAGGGCACAAATATTTGACCCTAGTTATGGACCTTGAAAGTGGCGCAATCGTATTTGTGGGAGACGGCAAGGGCGCGGAGGCACTGGATCCATTCTGGAAGCGGCTGAAGCGTTCAAGCGCAATGGTTCAAGCGGTCGCTACAGATCTGAGTATAGCATACATCAGCGCAGTTATGACCCACCTTCCAGGTGTCCCACTGGTGTTCGATCATTTCCACGTGGTGAAGCTCATGAACGACAAACTGACAGAGATTCGACGCAAGATTTTCCAGGAGTTGGAAAACATGCCAGGGCGGGAAGTTCTCAAAGGAAGTCGCTGGATTCTATTGAAAAATCCAGAAAATCTGAATAAGAAACGCAATGAACCGGAACGATTGAAAGAAGCTCTGCGATTCAATGAGCCATTGGCCACGGCCTATTATATGAAGGAAGATCTGCGGCAAATTTGGAGTCAATCGGACAAAGCAAAAGCCTTTGTTTTCCTGGACGACTGGATTGCCCGTGCAACTACGTCAGGGATCGGCCCACTGGTGAAGATGGGCAATACCATGGTAAAATTCAGGTTCGGCATTCTGGCTTGGTATGATCATCCCATTTCGTCAGGCCCGATGGAAGGCTCCAATAACAAGATCAAAACCATGAAACGGCAGGCCTACGGCTACCGGGACAAGGAGTTCTTTAAACTCAGAATCATGGGCATCCATGAGTCCCGGTTTATCCTGACGGGGTGATTTATGATGTTTGTTTCTTTTTGTGGACTTTTTTATCCCCTAGAGGTATGGTATTCAAAATACTATCCTCAGCGCTAAGTGTTTGAATAAAATCAGTATGTTGCTTGATGAAAAAAAAGGGAAAACCATGTGTAAGTCAAAGCTCTTGGTGGGACTCATAATGATTACTTGTTTTCTATCGAGTATTGTTGCCTTGGCAGATGACCATAATGATCGTCGTAAACACCGTAAAGACCACCACGATCGAGAGGAGGTAGAAGATGCCGTGCCCAGCCCTAAAAATGAGCTCTACCTATCGGTTTGCGGTTCATGCCACATGGCCTATCCGCCGGGGTTGCTAAATTCGGCCTCGTGGGCTGCTTTGATTCAGGGGGCGAGTGAGCATTTCGGCGAAGATCTTAGTTTAGACACCAAGGATGCCGAAGAGCTCGAAACCTATCTTACATCAGGGGCATCTGAAAACGTTCAAGGAGAATTAGCTAGGGATATTTCCCGGGATTTGGGGAATCGGATTGTAAAGCGCATCACCGAAATTCCTGAAATAAGAAAAGAACATCATGAGTTGAGTGCCTCAGTGTTTTCAAGAACATCTATTGGTGGTCTTTCAAACTGTATTGCATGTCACAAGCGTGCTGATGTCGGAGTGTTTGACGACGAGGTAAGCATACCACGAGAATGATCCAAAGAATTTGAGGTTAAAGGGCGAGACATTGCTGTCCGGTTAAGAACCGTTGGTATCCCAGGATTTCGGCATGAGCATTCACTTCCTAGGCGAAGGTTATTTGATGGACATGTTTGACAGCCCTTCAAAAAGAAAAATGTCCGAATTCTCCTCTTTTTGTGATATGCAGAGGATGTCTAACTCACTGCACAAAAAGGAGATTTCGGACATGGCTCATGCTAACACAATCTTTCATCAAGTGCTATCCCTGATCCCTCGGACTGAATTCGAAGCCCTGGCCAAAAAGTACAGTACCGGCAGGGCGTTCCGGAGTTTTTCCCGGTGGAACCAGTTCGCATGCCTGCTCTTCATCCACCTTGCAGGTCGCCAAAGCATGCGTGACGGCATCCGCAGCCTGGGTGCCAACATCAGGCAAATGTATCATCTGGGGCTGCGCAGCGTGGCACGCTCGACCTTTGCCGATGCCAACTCCAAGCGGCCAGCGGAGTTCTTTCAGGCGATTTTCGGCAAGCTCTACCAGCGTTGCTCGTCCGTGGCTCCTGGGCATAAGTTCCGCTTCAAAGCCAAACTCTACAGCTTCGATTCCTCGGTCATCAAGCTCTGCCTGTCCGCCTTTCCATGGGCATCCTATCGGGCTAAAAGGGGTGGCCTCAAAATCCATACAGTCCTCGATCACGACGGATACCTGCCTGCCTTTGTCCGTGTCACCAATGCCCGACTTCATGACTCCAAGATGGTCAAGATGCTCAGGCTCCCCAAGGGGTCCATCGCCGTCTTCGACAAAGCATACATCAACTATTCCTGGTTTCGGACCCTCAGCGCCTCGGGGCTGTTCTTCGTCACCAGGCTCAAGACCAACGCCGTGTACAAAGTTCTCAAAAGAAACCCGGTTCGGAAAAGCACTGGCGTCACTTCCGACCATGTGATTGTCGTCTT
Coding sequences within it:
- a CDS encoding IS4 family transposase, producing the protein MAHANTIFHQVLSLIPRTEFEALAKKYSTGRAFRSFSRWNQFACLLFIHLAGRQSMRDGIRSLGANIRQMYHLGLRSVARSTFADANSKRPAEFFQAIFGKLYQRCSSVAPGHKFRFKAKLYSFDSSVIKLCLSAFPWASYRAKRGGLKIHTVLDHDGYLPAFVRVTNARLHDSKMVKMLRLPKGSIAVFDKAYINYSWFRTLSASGLFFVTRLKTNAVYKVLKRNPVRKSTGVTSDHVIVVFSQDKELHLRRVGYRDPETGKFYEFLTNHLNLSAKTIADIYKERWQIETFFRLIKQNLRLKSFVGTSENAVLSQIYVAMIAYLMLAWLKFKSSVAFSLQEMFQLLQVNLFDRREMEDIFKPPDAFHDNINNDYRLLSYVA
- a CDS encoding IS3 family transposase (programmed frameshift); the encoded protein is MSRKRRNFTAEFKTRVALDALSGEHTLSELASRYGVHPNQVSQWKKQAKEQIVAGFAGKAQKTQQSDEARIKELHAKIGQLTVEKDFLQQAFKDMSCERRRDIVDKGHPMLSVRRQCEILKLHRSTYYYQPIGESASNLALMKRIDELFLELPFFGSRQMRNILRDEGHQLGRNRVRRLMRKMGLMAVYQKPRTSQPHPQHKTYPYLLRGKAITRPNQVWCADITYIPMKRGFLYLVAIMDWHSRAVLSWRLSNTMEADFCVSALEEALNRYGVPEIFNTDQGSQFTSYEFTRTLREAGARISMDGRGRWMDNVMIERLWRSLKYECVYLRELETGSELRQALAWWIDFYNNRRPHKAFDGRKPMEIYQEGPKPEGVPPLAWPHKAA
- a CDS encoding diheme cytochrome c translates to MLLDEKKGKTMCKSKLLVGLIMITCFLSSIVALADDHNDRRKHRKDHHDREEVEDAVPSPKNELYLSVCGSCHMAYPPGLLNSASWAALIQGASEHFGEDLSLDTKDAEELETYLTSGASENVQGELARDISRDLGNRIVKRITEIPEIRKEHHELSASVFSRTSIGGLSNCIACHKRADVGVFDDEVSIPRE